The Miscanthus floridulus cultivar M001 chromosome 6, ASM1932011v1, whole genome shotgun sequence genomic interval GAATCTAAAAAGAAAATTTATGATGCAAAATTTTACCTAGTGTAAATACATAATTTTGAGTTCTAAAAAATTGCATCATAAGATATTATATTGCATATGATTCTACTATTGTAATGTTTAGACATATTTTCTATGTTTATAATTTTCTGTTTTAGTCATAGACTTTAACAGTAGTgtcagtgcgaaaagtgaccaactagtaaatatttatcgttttgacgtacgttgtgatcggatatggcctagcgctcaatgacacagggtttatactggttcaggcaaagtgccctacgtccagtttgagtcggtcggagactttattcctgagtccaggtgctcgaagttagGTTTGTTGTAAAAGGAGGCAAGGCCAGCTATGGGGCATTACCTTTAGGACAACTACGATAGTCAAAACTAGGGGTACATACAATCTTTtcaaaattataagttgtttatGATTTTCTAGGTTTATAAAAAATCCTAGGTGCAACAAAACCATGTACCTAAACAGCCATGTAGGTGCATAACAAAGCCAAATAGCTTTTACTATATATGTATCTAGAGATAGTGTATGACAAAGCCATGTACCTAAAATAGGCAAAGCGATTCGTAATTTGATTGGAGGGAGTACCAAATTATCCTTATCTGTTAGAGCACACTGCTAGATGCATTGAAATATTCATTTTTATTGAAAGGTCAATAAAACGAGTGAAAGGTCATAAATGTGTCCATGGTCCCACCGGTTAGGTAATTTGTTCAAGAATTGGGCAACAATATACAAATATTTTATAGACGTTGGCAATGATTTGCAATGGCAGGTGATGCAATGGCCTCTGGCTTGGCGCTAGTGGAACTACTCTAACACGCCTTTTGAGCATTATTGCGAGAGCATTAAAAGAAGTATCTAATTAAGTAATCCATACAGTCCAACAAGTTGGCAGCTTTATTATTTAAGTCAAACCATCATAGGTTTAACtaaattatagagaaaattatCAACATTATTTTTGAATTGAAATATATATGCTGTAAATTCATTTCTCTAAGCTAAATGTAATGGTTGTCCTAGTTGTATAGAGTATGGATAGACCACTAACCTGGTCAGGCTGTAGCTGTTTCTTGAGCAAGAACCAGGCATCTTCATTGTCTAGAGGCCTCACACGGTGCTGGTGCAGGTTGGCTTGCATCTGCTGTGGCAGGTCTGCAGATCTCGTGGTGACAAGGACACGGCTTGCGGGTTGTTTCTTGCTAGCAGTTCTAATTGGGACCCTAAGCACATCATTCCACGCTTTCTGGCTCCACACATCATCCATCACCAATAGATATCTGCCTTTAGTGGAGAGAGTATCGATGAGGGTGTCTGTTAGAGTGCTCTTGTCTTGCTCCCCACCATGGTTTCCCCCAGCATGCTTGATTGCTGTCCTCAGGAGCTCACCCTCATCGAACTGCTTGGTGATGCTTAGCCATATCTTGGTTTTGAAGTGTTCTTGGATAGTTGCATCGTTGAAGATCTTCTAGGCAAGAGTAGTCTTTCCCAAGCCGCCAGTGCCAATAATAGACACAACTTTGATGTCGTGATTGTCGTCATCTGTGGTTAGTAGCACCTGGACGATCTCCTTTGTGTCCCTCTCTATCTGCTCCCCAACTATGGCAGACTCGTCGACGCGCGAACTTGTCTTGTAGCTAGATAACTCAGCAACAGTTAGCTTTCTTGGCTCTGGGTTTGAAGAATCTAGGTCAGTACGAAACCTGAAATTTTCAGCCTCTTTGTAGATGCCTTCCAGCCGCTGGTTCAGCTCCTTGATGCGGCCGCCTATCTCGTGAGCGAACACGGGATTCTCCAGGCAGAAGAGGAATCTGTGGAAGAAATCTTGCATCTTCTCTATGCCCCCGCAGGTGATGAGTGCGACGACAGGGCTCTGGAGCCACACCAGCAGTGGCTGGCAACAAGCTAGCAGATGATGCTGATCCCTGATGCCGCCACCTTCTTCTAGTTCCCTGTGCTCGTCGGCCTCGAGCTGACAAAGCTCTATGATGTCGGTGGCATCGTACATGGCGTCCTTGAGCTTGCTAACCCATTTCTGCACACTTTGTTTAGTGATGCACCTGCTCTCCGCATcgtgggtttagggtttagggtttagggtttagggttgaTGCCTTCCAGCTTGGTGATCTCGCCAGAGACTCCCAACGGCATGGACACTTCTTCTTTTGCCATGTCTTGGATCAGCTTCTTGGCATAGGGTACCAAAGCATCCAGGACGGCCGCCATGGCCCAAGCTTCGTACTAACTAGTAGTGAATCTGAATCATACATTCAAAGATGGATCAGTAACAGACTGAAAATCTCAACAGCTAGCTATATGCAGCGATCCAATGATCGAACAAAAATACTCACCTCAACAGCTTTGGTGGTCTCTCTGTTCGATCGATCGATATTCACTTAGTCAGTAACAAGTGGTGAAGAGAATACAGTCCACCAGGAAACGGTGCCTTGTTTATACATCAAGGAGTAGGTAGTTCGATTACCTGCTTTTTAATTAATTGTACAAATGACAGAACACCTTTGAACATCACGcagtatataaatatatgtatcaGCATCAGTATAATAATTTGTATCCGTCGGTTGGTAGTAGGTGATTTGCCTACATAAATATAATCCTGCACTCAGATCAATGAGCGCATACTTATTTGCAACTTGCAAGCAATGCAAGCCAGACCAACCTCTACACTGTGATCGATTAACTACTACAGCTAGTTAATTACTTGATTATTTTGCCGTGTCATTAGGCCAGGTCGCTAGCTAGCAGAGATGTTATGTCCTTGAAAACCGCAAAACTCTGGTGGTTCAACATGTCCCTAAGTATGTAtcgtggtgtggtgtggtgtgtgtAGAtatatgtaatatatatataccgCTTGCAGCCGACTCATTGTTAAGCGCTTATTGGGTGCCTACTAAGCAAAACTTTGTTGTGGCATTAGAATTAAGGAAGGCAGAAATGAGGAAATTGTTTCTCAGATAGGAAATTATATCCACGTGGGAATTAAGATATGAAGACGTGTGACAGGTATATGGTTTATGTGCAGTTTCTAGATAATTTATGGATTCGGACTGCCCTTAATAACTCCATTTTTCTTAATATTCTATACACTAGTACTAAACTCCAAAGAGGTTACTCTGGTCTTTGTGAATGCAATGGCCGGGGCTTTTGCTCTTGAACCCTAAGAAAATACTCCAAAGAGGTAGGGTCGTCACACTAATCCGACTCAGCATTTTGTCGATGCATGTTGCACGAGCTAATTCATACACTTCTGCTCGATTCACATTCACCAATAATGACATGGTGTGCACTCTTGTTTGCTCAAATTAAAGCATCCAATTTTAGACTTAATTAGTATATGCACATCCATCATATATAATTAAGGAAAACCTCCAAAAATAGAACTTAATTCTTATAGTACTGGTGATGACACtactcttgtcgtgtcgtcgtcAGGCCGGGTAGCTACCAAGCTAGCGGAGTAGGTTTCCTTGAATATGCATATATTCAACCTGTGCATGGATGTTTTTAGGTTGAATATGCAGCCCTTTTCCTTGTTCAATACAAGTACAAAATAAAAGAAACATATTGTTGACACAAAAAATGTGCTCCTATGCCAACACACTTGGGAGGCCTGCAGGATCGTATGAAGCAAAAGACTTCGAGATTCCCTAAGCCTCAAACCAGCCGGATCAAGTGAGAACGAGttaaggcgtgccagtcaatttgaccatgcaattgataaggagaaagAAAATATCAAATCGTGGAAGCTGCCGGtttgttgccagacagttccaaaATATATGGCCATAAGATAGCCGATGGTCAAAGGTAATTGACTAAAAAGTCAACTCCTAACAATGTAGATCATATGTTGATGATGGTAATATTAGAACGGCTATTCAGATATGCAATAAATAGAACAAATAATTAGCCGATCTAACTTAGTTGATATGGGTATAAAATCCTACATGCATAACAATAATCAATCTAAAGCCAATGGATCGACTAAACATGCTGAGTTACTAattgctaacagtggggtgtctCCATGCAGCCATAATAACAATCACATCAACAAAGAAGCTTAATTACTAACAGTGGGGTGTCTCCATGCAGCCATAATAGTAAACAAGATAAATTGCGTCCAACATGCTCAATAGGTCTATTAGTCCTAAACTGATACATGCGTACACGTTATGGATAAAAGCATAactggatcggctatttagtcgatacaGGGTCCATGAAGCACAAACGAGATCTATCTGTCCAATCATAAATAGATCTAAGATTAAAGCAAACCTGGTCTAATAATCCTGACAGTGGGGTGTCTCCATGCAGCCATAACAAGACATCAGATCAAGCCTATTTTAATTCTAAACCAATCTATAATCGTGCAGATAGCTCGAATGCACAGCATGTAACAATCAAGATTGACAGATTTGCTAATACaagcctgaatcgactgttttaatAGAGATAAGCATGCAAGCATACAAAACAATAGATTTTAATGATATTTGGAGCTAGCAATCTGTCAATCTTGATTGGGCAATAATATTGTAGTAATAAATAAAACATTAAAAACTTgaacaatatcggtaacttaatgaatctactagaTTGCCAAATCTAATAGAGCTGATAACTAGCCCTTGTCCAGGTTAGATCTGCGTCCACCGGATGACACTCAATCTAACTTAATACAGAGACGTCCACCGGATGACATCAAAGCTTAAACAAGAACCGATGTTCCGACTTAACGAAATGGCTATGATCTAGCATGCCCTGCACCCACCGGATGGTACTCGAAACATGATCAAAAGCATAACTGACCTGCGCCCACCGGTTGGCACCCGGCCGAAGCTACGTTACTCCTCCTAAGGGTTTGGCCTGAGCCGAAGGGTTGTTGTATTGATTGTGTGAATaatcctttacaatagccggggcctCATTATTTATAGCCCGGAGTGAGTCCTAGTTAGACACGACTTGGTTACATATACGGAaaaaagataacttggaccctactcTTTCCCTTCTAAGAGAGTCCGACACGTTTTTAACTTCTCCGACCTTGATACGAATCAATTGCTGACGTATCTCTCCTTAGTCGATCCCTTTCCATATTAGCCGATCCCGCCAAACCGGCTATTTGAGTCTGACACCTGGGCCCGTAGATACAAATCTTCTTTGCCAAAATCTGATGTCAACACATgctccccaattttgggataaaacttgttttattccaaaattattagCTTTGCCTCTTTTGTCGTTCAACCGATTCATTCAACATATTTACCAATCTGCCATTCTCGGCCCTTAACCCTAAATCTCTTTTCAAAACACTCGAGCGCCGCCCCTGCTGAAACCCTAGCAAATCAAAGATTACTTGAAGCATTTTTCAACAGAAGAAGCAAACCTCAAGCGGTCCTGGCAAAAATGGCATCAATCGAGAGTATCCCTGAGGTAATTGCCTGTTCTTAACTCTCTTATTCGCTATCAATGCTTATATTCTTAAGCTCTTTTTTTCCGCCTTCTTTATCTTGCTTTTAGGAACTCAAGAATAAGATCGTAATACCGGTAGCCAATAGATCAAGCAGTTTCTTTCTTGGTCCAATGGGTAATTCGGACCCATCTGAAGTAATTATTGCTGAAACCAACAGAATCCCTTTCAAACAAGCTGCCATGAGTCCTGAGGATTGGGACAAAAATGTTTCTTTCAGAAATTGGCCGTCCATAATCccaggttggaggaattggtttGTAAAAATTGCATCCAAGAGGCAAGCACAGTGGACTCTTCATAACTTGGATCAATGTATTTCTCTTTCTTTATCAACATGAAAAAGAATGAACCCCTCCTCAAAGCAGCATGTTATTTCTGGTCTAGCACATACAATGCCTTCCTTTTTGGCCATGGACCCATGACTCCAACTCTGGCTGATATCCATATGTTAACCGGTCTCAATATCACAGGAACAACTATTCCTCACAACTTCTTGGTCAAGCCTTCTTATAAATTTGACAGCACAAGGACTGGAGGCTGGTCCAGTTACATTACCACTCACCACTCTGCCAAGAAAAGTGTGGATGATAGAGAGCATGCAGCTTTCTTGAATATGTGGCTTGATAGGTATGTCTTCTGTGGACAGGCTTGCTCTCCAACATTTAACTATCAAGTATTAGCAGAGAGAATAGCAGTAGATTCTAAAGTGCCTCTTGGCAAATATTTACTGGGTGCCTTGTATCACTTATTGAACCAAGTGTCTCAACATCTGATGAAGAATGAGATGGTTCCCACTATTACTGGTCCTTGGTGGTTGTTGCAACTTTGGCTCAATCTTCATATGCAGAAAATTGTGACTCAGGATCTGAAATCTCTGAAATTCCCAGCTTTGACTTTTCTGGAGGGACAAGAGAAACAACTACCAGATAATAGCAAAACTCGCCGATGCATGTCTTTTGGTGAAGCAGCATCAGCAATTTCAATTGATGGATCTGTCAGTTACTTTTTCAAACTATTCTATAAAGGCCTTCCTGAGGAGATTTTGGAATGGTTTGTGTATTCTGACATCCCAGAATTCGAGCTACCTTTCTCTTTTAGATTTCAGTCTGAGATCAATGATGCCGATTTATTGAAAATCTTGAATTGTATGATCAAACCTTGCCTATTACCAACAGAAGTTAGGCATGGCAGAGAAAAACCACCAATCTCATATGAATTTCATTGTCCTTCAATAGCAGCCAGGCAAATGGGATTTGGTCAGCTCCCTCCAGCACTCTTTTTTGCCAATAAATTGAAGCCAAGGGAAGCAGTGTCTACAGGAGTGGAGTTTAACAAAATTCTGCAATTTGAACAGGCTCTCTCTGCTAAAATTATTACAGAATGGGATTGCCATCCCTTCTCATCTACTGCCTTTGATGTTTGATGGCAAGAATGGTGCCAACACTTGTTTAGCTCATCAGTATCCTCCTATTGTTCTACTTTGGAACCTGGTTTTCAAGCAAATCCTGAGGTatctcctttctctttttcttttgctttGATTTTATGAACAGATTCCTCATACAAATTTTCTCTTATAGGATTTTGTTGAGCTGTCACCACCAGAAGTTGCTTATCAACAATGGTGCCCATTCCCAAGGCTAGGTTGGGATGCTCCAACTTTGAAGGTAGTGATGAAGAGGAAAATTATTGATGATGCCCCTGATGACCAGCCAATCTCTTCTTTTATTTATAAAGGAACTGGCTCTTCCAAAAGACTGGCTAAAAAGATCAAGATCAGCCAAACAAAACCTCAAGAGGTATTTATCCTGAGTGCTGATTTAAAAACATTAGCTGATGCTGCAATTAAGGTATTACCCTTCTCAAATCCTTTTCCTGACACTTCATCAACTAATTTTTCTTTGAACAGGTTGCCACAAGAAATTCTGACCTTGAAGAAGAACAATCTCAACCTGACTCATTGAACATTCCATCTTCTTCCAGTGAAAGAAATGTGAATGACAACCCCAGCAAATCTCCAGAACATATCTCGGGTAATAAAAATTTAGCCGATAAACTTAATTTCAATCAATAATTGTTTTACCTGACAAAATATTTTACAGAAACTCAATCTCTAGCAAGCTCATCGGCTGTTCCTGATCAAAATGTACTTCAAGATGAACAGGTACCATAAAATACTTCTTGAAAATAATCCTCTCTATTTCCTAACTCTTATTCATGCAGGAGCAAAGCTCTTCTCCTTACATCCCATTTGCATTAGAAGATTATACAGAAGAAGAGGTTGTTTCTGTTCCCAAGAATACTGCTATACCTCCTCTGTCTGAAAATGTCAAGGGCCAACTTCAACTGCTGATACCCCATCTAGAGACAAACACAGCAGTTTTGGTGTAAGACGCAGAAGCTATCAGGAATATCTTCAACTCAATCAAAAATGAGCTCCCTCCTCAATTGACGGAAATCCTCAAACCAGTTGCCTTTATTGAGTTCCATGAACCAAGATTTTCTGGAGCTCAATCAAGGCTTGCAGCACGTGAAGCTCAGAAGACTTTGCCAGTTCAAGAACAACAATGTGTTGAAAATATGATATCAGTCAAAAAGATAATTGATCAGCTAAAAGATTCTCCTATCAAGATTAACCAAAAGCTGACAGCCCTTAatgaagaaaaagaacaactgcTGTCTAGACTGAGGACTGTTGAAGCTTCTATCAAACATGAGGAAGAAAATCTAGCAAGAATTCCAACATCATTGATTGAGCAGAAGAAACTGATGTCAAACCTTAACTCTGAGCTTCAAAGCATCAAGATCAAGAAGAAGACCCAAGTGCCAGGGACAGATGAAGAAGACAAACAGCAAATTGCTGATGTAGATAATGTACGCCTTAGAGCCCTTGATCTAGTCAAGTCCATGTTGAACATGTAATCATTATGTGCAAAACTTTATGTTATCTGTAATGTAAACCTTGACTTTACTATTGTATACAATTGTGGTTATCAACTATGCCTCTGAATGTCCTTTTTCTTATCCCTGTTTGTTTAGCTTATCGGCAAATCTAGCCGATCTTTTTTATTATTCGAAACAATTCTCATTGCATCGGCAAAAATCTTATCGGCAAACTTAGCCATCCATCCTGTGCCGTTTCAGGCCGGATTCTAAATCCCTGGTTAATAAAATTTTTGGGTCCGTACCACTTGGACCAGTTTGACTAATTAGAATGCATCACTGGTCGCGTCCCTTCGGCTTCTAGGATTATAAATATAGCCGACGGTTCCGAGAAAAAGGATCACATCCTCATTTGCTCTCTCCTTCAACCTTTCCCTTTTCCATTCAAACACAACCGCTCCTCCACAACAGTAAACCCTAAATTGATGGCAAGCAATGGCAAGCGCCCGATGGAGAACTCTTCCCAGGAGGTCGATCAGCCGTCGCAGCGTCTCCGCCTCGGGTAAGATTAGATTCAaaaattttctttctttttatatCTGCATCCGCTAATGATGGAGCGGGTCCTAGCAGGCCAGCGCAGGTCGACTCCGACAGCACTCCTCCTCCAATGGAggtggcggcagcagcagcgaccCAGGCCGAACCGGAGCCTGATTCACCATCCCGGGGCCCTCCTGCCGACTTTGGCCGTGATGACGCCTGACGCTTCCTCAACAATTGGAAGGACGCCATGGATGACTATGGCGAGGAGTGCAAGAAGACGCACCGGCTGGAGGAGCAGCTAGCGGCTACGGAGGCAGTGCTGCAGGGCACCGAGGACGCTCTGGCCACGGTCAAGCAGCAGTTGGCGGCTTCGGACGCCATAGTCGCTGGTAATTTTACATCTCTGATCTTAATTTCTTGCCCTTATTTGTAGATCAATATTCTCTCATACTAGCAGTAGATTGTTTCTGAATTGATCAAATCTGCATTAGACGTTTTGATTTAATCTCCAATTTGTATCCTGCAAATTTGTCTGCCTGATTAGATCTGCAATCTACAATTTAATCTGTCTGATTAGATCTGCAGTCTGCGAATTTCTTTTTCAAATTAGATCTGAATAGATGTCCCATAGTATCCTGCATTTGATATGCAATCGGCTTTTGTTGATCTTATTTTAGCCGATCTTTACTTATCATTCGTACACCTCTTCAGAACTCTGAATTTTCTTTCAATTTATAGGTCTCCGGGCGCAACTTGATGCGCTCCACCCAGCTATTGCCCATGCTACCGGCACGATGAATGCCCGTGGCGATACTGTGGCAGATCGCCTCTACGACCTCCCCTTCCACGCtcgggagatcgccctccacggcgTCCGGGCTGGGGCTGCAACTGCACTGGCCGCCGCTCAGCTTCATCACGGGGTGCAACTCGCGGACTCCCTCACCCCCTCCTTTGTTGAAGAACGCACTGACAAAGGCTTCGGCGAGTTGGTGGAGGAGTTCACTGACCGCGCAGAGGCAGTTGCTGGCATCATCTCCGCCGGTGAAGTAATGAACAAAGTTTTTTCTGATGATGAAGAGTAATTTGTAGTAGGACCAAAACTTGATGTAATGTGGATGCCCGTTTAAACTTCTGCTGCACAATGCCTCCGCTGGGTCGGTGTTTAATTTTATCCATATGCTTTTGGTTTTGTGGATTTTTTGCTCTAAAGGCGATGCATATCACATCGGCTGTTGCTTTTTGATCAAATCTGCTCTTCATTTTTCCAGCTAGAGGCGATACTCACGTATCGGCTATTAAAGCCTGATGCATCACAGCGATCGGCTATAGTAAATCTACctaaatgctagggtaatatttcttgaaaaaatttccattgattgctctagaAAACTTTTCTCCTTCCAATGTCTCATAGAAGTAAGCGTTGCCAGGAGCACTCCGAGTAATCCGATAGGGTCCTTCCCAATTTGGTGACCATTTTTCATACTTGCTGTCTTTGGTCCCAATCGACAAAATAACTTTCCAAACTAGCTCCCCATCGCTAAACTTCTTTTCTCTTACCTTCTGATTATAATACTTAGCAATTCTAAGCTTGTGAGCTTCAATATTCTCTAAAGCCTTTAGCCGATGAAAATTCAAATCATCCAAATTATCCATCATAAGGCTTTTATAATCATCGGCTTTTAACTCATCTTGCTGCAATACCCTTCTTGAACCAATATTAATTTTCCATGGTAAAACAGCTTCATGCCCATAAACCAACTCATATGGTGAGCACTTagtggatccatgacaagccatCTGATAAGACCAGAGCGTTTCATTAAGAATCATATGCCACTTCCTTGGATTCTCATGAATCTTTTTCTTAATTAGCTTAATAAAAATTTGATTTGATGCCTCTGCTtgcccattagcttgagcataatatggagatgAGTTCATTAACTTAAAACCtgtactggcagcaaaatcttcaAACTCTTTGGACGTAAACATCTTCCCTTGATCAGTTATTATAGATTGAGGGATCCCGAATCTATAAATAATATGCTCTTTGATGAACTCAATCACGTTAGTCGATGAAGCCACTTTTAGAGGAATTgcttcaacccacttagtgaaataGTCAATTGCCACCAATACAAACTTATGCCCTTTACTTGATGAAGGATAAATTTGGCCGATCAGATCTATTCCCCAACCTCTGAACGGCCATGGTTTCATAAtcggattcatagccgatgctggAGATTTTTGCACATTACCAAACCTTTGATAGTCTTGACAACCTTTATAATATTTGAagcaatcttccaacatagtcgGTCAAAAATAACCTCCTCtcctgatcatccacttcattttgtgagctaaTTGATGTGCACCACAAACTCCCTCATGTATTTCTCCCATCAATACTTTGGCTTCTTCTAGATTAAGGCATTTGAGCAGCACACCATCGACTGTCTTGTAGTATAGCTGATCATCAAGGAGAACAAATTTAATAGCTTTATACCTCAATTTTCTGGACACTCGTCGTGATGGATCTTTTAAATATTCGATAATTTTAGTCATCCAATCATCAATCCCATCAACAAGGTCATTATTTAAGGCTTCACAAATTTGCCGATACCCAGAAGCACTCTGAGCTAATCTGTTAGCCTCCTGATTATGACTCCTGGGAATATGCTTAATCACAATAGAAGAAAAGCAATCTATGGCATTCTTCATAGTATTTCTTCA includes:
- the LOC136457335 gene encoding putative disease resistance protein RGA1; amino-acid sequence: MYDATDIIELCQLEADEHRELEEGGGIRDQHHLLACCQPLLVWLQSPVVALITCGGIEKMQDFFHRFLFCLENPVFAHEIGGRIKELNQRLEGIYKEAENFRFRTDLDSSNPEPRKLTVAELSSYKTSSRVDESAIVGEQIERDTKEIVQVLLTTDDDNHDIKVVSIIGTGGLGKTTLA